Part of the Sphingomonas taxi genome, TTCTTCGCGGCGATATGGCTGGCGACCATGTAATTGACGTCCTGCGCGGCGACGCGCAGGTCGCCGACGAACTGCGCGGCGGGCAGCACGACGTCGATGTCGCCGCGCTCATGCTCGGCGGACATGGTCGCGACCGCATCCTTGAAGGCGCCGACCGGCGCGGTCGCCGCGTCGAGCATCGCGTTGATCTCGTTCAGCAACTCGCGGACCTCGCCGCTGCCTGCCGCGACGTCGCCGCGCTCGGTCAGGCGGCCTTCGGCGAAGGCGCCGCGCAGGCGACGCACTTCCGCGACCGCGGTCTGGATATGAGCCGAATCCTTCAACGAGAGATAGGGTCGCATGACCAATTGCCTTTGATACGGAGGGAAACGTCGAACAACAGACCGGCATGATGCGTCGCGGGCCGCCGCTGGTGAGGCGGCCACCGTGCGCTGCCGGCAACGAGAACAGCCTCGCCGGGTCATGGCGGGGCAAGCATGTCAGGCGGCGCCGAAGACAGGCAAACCGCAGGTTATTGCGTCACATTATCATGACGCCATATTCGAACACGTGAAACGCGAAACAAAGAAACAGGAAAACGCTGGATCACGCATATGTCCGATATGGATTTAAGATCGAGTTAATGGGCCCGGCCGGCGATCGATCCTTTTCATCCGTATTATTCATGCAACACACGTTCGCCGATACGTTATGGTCGGCGCATGACGATGACGACGACACGCCGTACGCTCCTGATCGGCGTAACGCCGGAGCCATCACCAGCGGCGCCGGGGCCGTAACCCGCGGCGATGCGGGGACAAGACGGGTGACGATCGCCGCGCCGGGAGATTAAGAGGGCGGCATGCCCGATACACCGACGCTTCCCCGCCGCGGTCGCCGCTGGACGCCGGCGCGGTTCCGCGCGCTGCTGCGGTCGCGCGGGCCGACCTCGGTGCGCTTCCGCCAGCGGATCGCGGTCATCACCGGCGCGGTCGCGATCGGCATCGTCGCGGTGCTGTTCGCCGAAGCCGCCGACGCGACCGCTTTGTTGTTCGACCGATACGTGCGGCGGCTGCCGTGGCTGCCGCTGCTGACCACGCCGCTGGGGTTCGTGGCGCTGGTCTGGCTGACCCGCCGCTACGTGCCGCTGGCGCGCGGATCGGGCATCCCGCAGGTGATGGCGGCGCGCGCCGACCCCGCCGCGGCGACCGGCAATCTGATCGCGGTGAAGACGGTGGCGGGCAAGGCGCTGCTGACGATGGGCGCGATCCTGTGCGGCGGCAGCGTCGGGCGCGAGGGGCCGACGGTGCAGATCGCCGCGGCGGTGATGGGGGTCAGCCACCGGCTGATGCGCGTGACGATGAAGGGCACGGTGGTGATCGCGGGCGGCGCCGCGGGTGTCGCCGCGGCGTTCAACACGCCGCTCGCCGGCGTGCTGTTCGCGATCGAGGAACTGGCCGCCGCCTATGAGCAGCGGATGACGCTGATGGTGCTGTCGTCGATCGTCATCGCCGGCATGGTCGCGCAGAGCCTGACCGGCAATTACGTCTATTTCGGCGAGATCGGCGCGCATATGTCGCTGACCGCGGCATTGGTCGTGGTGCCGGTGGCGGGCCTCGCCGGCGGACTGGCGGGCGGATTGTTCGCGCGCGCGATGCTG contains:
- a CDS encoding chloride channel protein, whose amino-acid sequence is MPDTPTLPRRGRRWTPARFRALLRSRGPTSVRFRQRIAVITGAVAIGIVAVLFAEAADATALLFDRYVRRLPWLPLLTTPLGFVALVWLTRRYVPLARGSGIPQVMAARADPAAATGNLIAVKTVAGKALLTMGAILCGGSVGREGPTVQIAAAVMGVSHRLMRVTMKGTVVIAGGAAGVAAAFNTPLAGVLFAIEELAAAYEQRMTLMVLSSIVIAGMVAQSLTGNYVYFGEIGAHMSLTAALVVVPVAGLAGGLAGGLFARAMLALARGGSRLTRWSKAHPLLFAGLCGLVVAGLGVATGMTWGTGYGAARGMIGGVDAPLWFGPAKFVATLATAVAGLPGGIFAPSLAVGAGVGNLLHALFPADPTGAVVILGMVAYFTGVVRAPLTAVIILSETTASRGLMLQMFAAAFLADWASQAVCREKLYHGLSATFSPHQAP